A stretch of DNA from Bacillus solimangrovi:
CCACCTTCTGACCCTTTAGTAAATGCATTTAACGTATGTACGGAAACTTCCATTAAATCTGCCTCTTTTCATAATAAACTTTTAGTTGAATAATTTAAATGTGTAACGAGTAAAAGCTTTTGTATAACTATATAACACATAATGAATACAAACAATTTCTACTTTATCTGCCTGACTTTTATTGGGGATTAGAAAAATATGCTATAATTTTCATTGAATTCTTCAAACATAGCAAGTAATGGAGTGGTAATATTTTGAATAATTATGATAAATGCAAAAGTGCAAATCAGGGGACGAATGCCTAAGTCAGTGATCTAAGTAGAACACCTACTAATGGAAGGTGGAGAAGTCCGTCTTACAGTGGTTGATACAAATTAACAAAGTCAATCGTGGTCCGGATATTTAGATGAAATAGGCTAAATTGAAGTTGGAACTAGAAGTAATCGCTAAATAGAGTTTGGCGGTGAATTGGTCAATTCGCTTAGAAAGCCTGAAGCTACAATAGTAGTAAAAACAAAACGGAACCCTGCCTCCAAAGATTAAAAATTAATCTTGGAGGTATGGCACTTGAGCAGAAAAACGGAAAATACCGCATTTCAATGTGATAATTGTAGGGAACAAATTTCCCCTTTAACGAACGGTAGTTATAGAAACCATTGTCCTTACTGTTTGCATTCGAAACATATGGATAACAAACCAGGTGATCGGGCAAGTGAGTGTCGTGGACTAATGGCACCAATCGAACTAGAATATTCGAATAAAAAAGGCTACCAAATTGTTCACAAATGCAAAAAATGTGGCAAGGTTGGTAAAAACAAAATTGCAAGTTGTACTCATCAAGAAGATCAACTCATTGATTTTATGAAGTCAATAGTTTAATAAAAATTTTATGAGCTATGTTTGGGGTATGAATTTTAGTTTGTCATAATAGACCATCTTTTTATAAAAAGATGGTCTATTAATTTAACAATAATTGTGTAGAAGCCAATATAAATATCTACTTAATAAAAATTAGACACATACAAATACCCTTATACCAACATAAGGGTATTTGTTATACTTTTCTGTTTACTATTTAATCGGAATCCAAACCTCTGAGTAATAATCGGAAGATGTGATATCTCCTTCTGGGTACACTTCTAATTCTGGTGTTCCAGCATGTTCATATCCACTAGAAGGGAACCATTCAGACATAATTTTCTTCCACACGTCTTGGATAGCGTGTGGCATTGGGCCGTGTGCTTCAAATACAGCCCACTTTGAAGCAGGGACGTTAAGGATATCGAAATCATCATGCTTATCACCGCTATGTGCTACGGCAATCCAATAATCAATTTGCTTTGATTGTTCGTTACTTGAATCAACACATACACCAAGTAAACCTTTAAGTTGACCAGTGTTAATGTTCACTAACTTTTCTACAGTTCCATCAGTGTTCATTCTATCCCACATTTTTGGGATTCCAATATAGTTCTCATCATTTTCAACCGAGAATGACTCTTTACGACCTGTCACTTGAAAACTATCTTTTTCGACAATTTTGTATTGCATCGGTTCGGCTCCTTTCAATGTCACCTGTATGACTAGGCGA
This window harbors:
- a CDS encoding RNHCP domain-containing protein: MSRKTENTAFQCDNCREQISPLTNGSYRNHCPYCLHSKHMDNKPGDRASECRGLMAPIELEYSNKKGYQIVHKCKKCGKVGKNKIASCTHQEDQLIDFMKSIV
- a CDS encoding AraC family transcriptional regulator; protein product: MSWITSLQKAIDYIEEHLLDELDIATISKQANSSMYHFQRTFSLLTDIPVGEYIRRRRLTLAAKELASTNSKVIDVAYKYGYDSPESFTKAFRKQHGITPRQARNHSGRLKSYNRLVIQVTLKGAEPMQYKIVEKDSFQVTGRKESFSVENDENYIGIPKMWDRMNTDGTVEKLVNINTGQLKGLLGVCVDSSNEQSKQIDYWIAVAHSGDKHDDFDILNVPASKWAVFEAHGPMPHAIQDVWKKIMSEWFPSSGYEHAGTPELEVYPEGDITSSDYYSEVWIPIK